One window of Nocardia sp. NBC_00508 genomic DNA carries:
- a CDS encoding histidine phosphatase family protein: MHDVYVVSHPHAEHSARDLVGGWYDSRLTPRGRRDARLVAEELQRRRDGAVRPVRITTSDLARCTETAQILAATLDVRVTPDRRLREISFGEAEGRPNDWLAHRQVPAPDHDRLDHRGPIPGAETRREVATRVGACVRELMADLGHDHIVVTHGYAQTFVITTWLLVPVEAAGFASFATEPGAITHLRLDDYWRNRSVLSLADTSHLNTDGV, encoded by the coding sequence ATGCACGACGTCTACGTAGTGAGTCACCCGCACGCGGAACACTCCGCACGCGATCTCGTCGGCGGGTGGTACGACTCCCGGCTGACGCCACGTGGTCGGCGGGACGCTCGCCTCGTCGCCGAGGAGTTGCAGCGCCGCCGTGACGGCGCGGTGCGGCCGGTGCGGATCACGACGTCCGACCTTGCCCGCTGCACCGAAACCGCGCAGATCCTTGCGGCGACACTCGATGTCCGCGTCACGCCGGACCGCCGGCTGCGCGAGATCAGCTTCGGGGAGGCCGAGGGGCGCCCGAACGACTGGCTCGCGCACCGGCAAGTCCCCGCACCCGACCACGACCGGCTCGACCACCGCGGTCCCATCCCTGGCGCCGAGACGCGGCGCGAGGTCGCGACCCGAGTCGGCGCGTGCGTGCGTGAGCTGATGGCGGACCTCGGCCATGACCACATCGTCGTCACGCACGGCTACGCACAGACATTCGTCATCACCACATGGCTCCTGGTCCCTGTCGAGGCAGCTGGCTTCGCGTCCTTCGCGACCGAGCCCGGCGCGATCACCCACCTGCGGCTCGACGATTACTGGCGCAACCGATCCGTGCTCAGTCTCGCGGATACGTCGCATCTGAACACCGATGGGGTGTAG
- a CDS encoding CBS domain-containing protein encodes MHASQIAEDYPSVGMESDALAAARLLAEHRLPGIVVTDGDSTPRAVLPASQVVRFLVPRYVQDDPSLAGVLSESMADRIADGLRGKTVGQLLPEPKSKPIPPVAQADDTIVEVAALMARCRCPLIAVVDEGRMIGVITAARLLQVALAGR; translated from the coding sequence GTGCATGCGAGTCAGATAGCCGAGGACTATCCCTCGGTCGGCATGGAGTCCGATGCGCTGGCCGCGGCGCGGCTGTTGGCCGAGCATCGGCTGCCGGGCATCGTGGTGACCGATGGCGACTCGACACCGCGAGCAGTGCTGCCCGCCTCGCAGGTGGTGCGGTTCTTGGTACCGCGGTATGTGCAGGACGACCCGTCGCTGGCCGGGGTGCTGTCGGAATCGATGGCGGATCGGATCGCGGACGGCTTGCGTGGCAAGACCGTCGGCCAGCTGCTGCCGGAACCGAAATCCAAGCCGATACCGCCGGTCGCGCAAGCCGACGACACCATCGTCGAAGTCGCCGCGCTGATGGCCCGCTGCCGATGCCCGTTGATCGCGGTGGTCGACGAGGGACGGATGATCGGCGTGATCACCGCAGCGCGGCTGCTGCAAGTCGCCCTCGCCGGCCGCTGA